A genomic window from Camelina sativa cultivar DH55 chromosome 2, Cs, whole genome shotgun sequence includes:
- the LOC104749857 gene encoding peroxiredoxin-2A-like has protein sequence MTTTTAMSNLPNDLVEDIVFRVPWKYMRAVRLTCKNWNTLFESQSFTKMHIDKEKAAAKELGETRKVVLMDYNVYLMGITVNENPSIQCLGKLTCQDKQVKIYKVFHCEGLLLCILKEDDTKIVVCNPYLGQTRWIQTISFYRPTEWKGRDFFKYALGYENYSENISFRRPKILRFIDNYSRCVNLKDAVIRYEIYSFDTDLWTTLDVTPRWRIESHCGISLKGDTYWVAAERNAFGKLDHIICFDFTRERFGPLLPLPFQAWRKLFASLSLVREENIAALFQTFGCKIEIWITTKIDDESVLWSHFFTTNMPYLDMTLSFNTFFVDEEKEVAVVFDKERNGTQNTVNIMGETGCLTKLELGEPMNKNSLPRVCSYVPSLVQIKQHKGGKRTEVKKKKGGKRRKWSH, from the coding sequence atgacgacgacgacggctATGTCAAATCTTCCAAATGATTTGGTAGAGGATATTGTCTTTAGGGTTCCTTGGAAATACATGAGAGCGGTGCGATTAACTTGCAAAAACTGGAACACTTTGTTCGAAAGCCAAAGCTTTACGAAGATGCacattgacaaagaaaaagcaGCAGCGAAGGAATTAGGGGAGACTCGGAAGGTCGTGTTGATGGATTACAACGTTTATCTAATGGGAATCACCGTCAATGAGAATCCATCTATACAGTGTTTAGGTAAACTTACTTGCCAAGACAAACAAGTCAAGATATACAAAGTCTTTCATTGTGAGGGTTTATTGTTATGCATCTTGAAAGAAGATGATACTAAGATTGTGGTTTGTAATCCGTATTTGGGACAAACAAGGTGGATCCAAACCATAAGTTTTTACCGTCCAACTGAATGGAAAGGACGGGATTTTTTCAAATACGCTCTCGGGTACGAAAATTATAGTGAGAACATATCTTTTCGTAGGCCCAAAATTTTGAGGTTTATAGATAATTATAGTCGTTGCGTAAACCTCAAAGACGCTGTTATACGTTATGAAATCTACAGTTTTGATACTGATTTATGGACTACTCTCGATGTGACACCACGCTGGCGTATAGAATCTCACTGTGGTATTTCTCTCAAGGGAGACACTTACTGGGTCGCTGCAGAACGAAACGCATTCGGAAAACTTGATCAtataatctgttttgattttacaagagagagattCGGACCGCTCCTGCCTTTACCGTTTCAGGCTTGGAGGAAACTGTTTGCGTCACTATCTTTGGTTAGAGAAGAGAATATTGCAGCTTTATTTCAGACGTTTGGATGTAAGATTGAGATATGGATTACGACTAAGATTGATGACGAAAGTGTGTTGTGGAGCCACTTCTTCACAACCAATATGCCATACCTTGACATGACGCTTTCATTTAATACTTTCTTCGTTGACGAGGAGAAGGAAGTTGCTGTGGTTTTTGATAAAGAAAGAAACGGAACCCAGAACACTGTTAATATCATGGGAGAGACTGGATGCTTGACGAAACTGGAGCTTGGAGAACCCATGAACAAAAACAGTTTGCCACGTgtgtgctcttatgttccaagtctAGTGCAAATCAAGCAACATAAAGGAGGCAAAAGGACTGAagtcaagaagaaaaaaggaggCAAAAGGAGAAAATGGAGCCATTAG
- the LOC104720593 gene encoding serine/threonine-protein kinase BLUS1-like, with protein sequence MVSRLRLVLEAVLGSRRREKMASTSGGGGGGGSGGGGTKMRGFSVNPKDYKLMEEVGYGASAVVRRAIYIPTNQVVAIKCLDLDRCNSNLDDIRREAQTMTLIDHPNVIKSFCSFSVEHYLWVVMPFMAQGSCLHLMKAAYPDGFEEAAICSMLKETLKALDYLHRQGHIHRDVKAGNILLDNTGEIKLGDFGVSACLFDNGDRQRARNTFVGTPCWMAPEVLQPGSGYNSKADIWSFGITALELAHGHAPFSKYPPMKVLLMTIQNAPPGLDYDRDKKFSKSFKELVALCLVKDQTKRPTAEKLLKHSFFKNAKPPEICVKKLFADLPPLWTRVKALQAKDAAQIALKGMASADQDAISQSEYQRGVSAWNFNIEDLKEQASLLDDDDILTESREEDESFGEQLHNKVNDRGQVSGNQLLSENMNGKEKGPDTEVVEPIREEKSTLNSTATSVEQAAPSSEQDVPQAKGKPVRRQTHSGPLSSGNVVITSDSEKGPSYERSDSERLLKPSVRRAPSFSGPLNLPNRASANSFSAPIKSSGGFRDSIDDKSKANVVQIKGRFSVTSENLDLARGSPLRKSASVGSWLLDSKMPTGMPIKESSTHHASSVIMPHLQNLFHQNSIQQDQIMNLLNTLQQAAEATDGSQNGKLPPLPRGSDSNGTVVELTASERERLLFSKITELRVRMKELTEELEEEKSKQIQLQQKLKLVTGRDKL encoded by the exons ATGGTGTCTCGGCTTCGTCTTGTGCTAGA GGCTGTCTTGGGTTCGAGACGACGTGAGAAGATGGCGAGTactagtggtggtggtggtggtggtggtagtggtggtggtgggacGAAGATGAGAGGTTTCTCTGTAAACCCTAAAGATTATAAACTTATGGAAGAAGTTGGATATGGTGCTAGTGCTGTTGTTCGTCGTGCTATTTATATCCCCACTAATCAAGTTGTTGCTATCAAATGTTTGGATCTCGATCGCTGCAATAGCAATCTG GATGATATAAGGAGGGAGGCTCAGACTATGACTTTGATTGACCATCCGAATGTTATAAAGTCGTTTTGTTCGTTTTCTGTTGAGCATTATCTCTGGGTGGTCATGCCATTTATGGCTCAGGGTTCGTGTTTGCATCTTATGAAGGCGGCGTATCCTGATGGATTTGAAGAGGCGGCTATATGTTCTATGCTGAAAGAAACACTTAAAGCTCTTGATTATCTTCATAGACAAGGGCATATCCATCGAGATGTTAag GCTGGAAACATACttcttgataacactggggagaTTAAGCTAGGTGATTTTGGTGTTTCTGCATGCTTATTTGACAATGGTGATAGGCAACGTGCAAGAAACACATTTGTTGGTACTCCGTGCTG GATGGCACCAGAAGTCTTGCAGCCAGGAAGTGGATACAATTCAAA GGCTGATATCTGGTCTTTTGGAATAACGGCGCTGGAGTTGGCTCACGGTCATGCACCTTTCTCAAAATATCCCCCTATGAAG GTACTCTTAATGACTATTCAAAACGCACCCCCTGGCCTTGATTATGACCGTGATAAGAAGTTTTCAAAG TCCTTTAAAGAGTTGGTAGCACTGTGTCTAGtgaaagatcaaacaaaaaggCCAACTGCTGAAAAGTTGTTGAAACACTCATTTTTCAAGAATGCAAAACCTCCAGAGATTTGTGTGAAGAAACTATTTGCCGATTTACCACCTCTTTGGACTCGCGTAAAAGCTCTTCAG GCCAAGGACGCTGCACAGATTGCTTTGAAAGGAATGGCCTCTGCTGACCAGGATGCCATATCTCAG AGTGAATACCAAAGAGGAGTAAGTGCTTGGAACTTCAATATCGAAGATTTGAAAGAACAAGCATCCTTG CTAGATGATGACGACATTCTAACAGAGAGTagggaagaagatgaatcttttGGCGAACAGTTGCATAATAAG GTGAATGACAGAGGGCAAGTATCTGGTAATCAACTGCTATCCGAAAACATGAATGGGAAGGAAAAAGGTCCAGATACTGAGGTGGTAGAACCTATCCGTGAAGAGAAATCCACTCTGAATTCAACTGCTACTTCTGTGGAACAAGCGGCACCAAGTTCAGAACAAGACGTTCCACAGGCCAAGGGTAAGCCAGTGAGACGCCAGACTCATAGTGGGCCACTTTCATCCGGTAACGTGGTAATCACCTCAGACTCAGAGAAAGGTCCTAGTTATGAAAG GTCTGATAGTGAACGGCTGCTAAAGCCATCAGTTCGGAGGGCTCCAAGCTTCAGTGGTCCTCTGAATCTTCCAAATCGTGCTTCAGCAAACAGTTTTTCAGCTCCTATCAAATCTTCTGGAG GATTCCGTGATTCCATAGATGACAAGTCGAAGGCTAATGTGGTTCAAATCAAAGGAAGATTTTCAGTAACATCAGAGAACTTGGATCTTGCAAGG GGATCCCCGTTGAGGAAATCTGCTAGTGTTGGGAGTTGGTTACTTGATTCTAAAATG CCAACAGGTATGCCTATCAAGGAATCAAGTACTCATCATGCGTCCTCAGTCATTATGCCCCATCTTCAAAATTTGTTCCACCAAAATTCAATACAGCAG GATCAAATTATGAATCTACTTAATACCTTACAACAAGCTGCTGAAGCAACAGATG GTTCTCAAAATGGAAAGTTGCCGCCTTTGCCTCGAGGATCTGACAGCAACGGAACC GTTGTTGAACTTacagcttctgagagagagaggttactATTTAGCAAGATAACCGAGCTTCGAGTTAG GATGAAAGAGTTAAcggaagaacttgaagaagaaaaatcaaaacagatccAA CTGCAGCAGAAATTGAAATTAGTCACCGGTCGTGACAAATTGTAA